In one Niallia taxi genomic region, the following are encoded:
- a CDS encoding FliA/WhiG family RNA polymerase sigma factor has protein sequence MANETTLEEKNAWEMWNTNRDTDACNTLIKKYMPLVSFHVQRISVGLPKSVSREELNSLGMIGLYDALERFDPKRDLKFDTYASFRIRGSIIDGLRKEDWLSRGTREKTKKIEATIEKLEQKMMRNVTVQEIADDLDLSTDEVYSTMNEHFFANVLSIDEQLNESDEKEGPTFAIRDNKTEIPEEKVMKDELIQEMASMIETLNDKEQLVLSLFYKEELTLTEIGQVMNLSTSRISQIHSKAIYKLRHSLEKVI, from the coding sequence ATGGCAAATGAGACGACATTAGAGGAGAAGAATGCATGGGAGATGTGGAACACAAATAGGGACACAGATGCATGCAATACGTTAATAAAAAAGTATATGCCGCTTGTTAGTTTTCACGTCCAGCGCATCTCTGTAGGTCTTCCTAAAAGCGTCTCAAGAGAAGAGTTGAACAGTTTAGGCATGATTGGACTTTATGATGCACTAGAAAGATTTGATCCGAAGCGTGACCTGAAATTTGACACATATGCGTCTTTTCGCATTAGAGGCAGCATTATTGACGGCTTGAGAAAGGAAGACTGGCTTTCAAGAGGAACTCGAGAAAAGACAAAGAAAATTGAGGCAACAATTGAAAAACTTGAACAGAAAATGATGAGAAACGTAACAGTTCAAGAAATTGCTGATGACTTGGATTTATCCACAGACGAAGTATACTCAACAATGAATGAGCACTTTTTTGCCAACGTCCTTTCGATTGATGAGCAGCTGAATGAGTCGGACGAAAAGGAAGGTCCAACATTTGCAATTAGAGACAATAAAACGGAAATACCGGAAGAGAAAGTGATGAAAGACGAATTGATTCAGGAAATGGCGTCCATGATTGAAACATTGAATGATAAAGAGCAGCTTGTACTTAGCTTATTTTATAAAGAAGAACTGACATTAACTGAAATTGGCCAAGTGATGAACCTATCTACTTCCCGTATTTCCCAAATTCACTCAAAGGCAATCTATAAACTAAGACATTCTTTAGAGAAGGTAATATAG
- a CDS encoding chemotaxis protein CheD, with the protein MIDQATIVKVGIADMNTVKAPELIRTSGLGSCVGIILYDERRSIAGLAHIMLPDSSLSKSGPVNIAKFADTAITELVNKLGELGASKFSLKAKIAGGAQMFQFSGTSDVMRIGPRNVEAVKKALNTLNIKIWAEDVGGNSGRTIEFNPATHELMIRTVNKGTHII; encoded by the coding sequence ATGATTGATCAAGCTACTATCGTGAAGGTTGGTATAGCGGATATGAACACAGTCAAAGCACCGGAGTTAATAAGGACTTCCGGGCTTGGATCTTGTGTTGGCATCATTTTATATGATGAGAGAAGGTCTATTGCAGGTTTAGCGCATATCATGCTTCCTGATTCATCATTAAGCAAGAGTGGACCTGTCAATATTGCTAAATTTGCTGATACAGCCATAACGGAGCTAGTAAACAAGTTAGGAGAACTGGGGGCAAGTAAGTTTTCCTTAAAGGCAAAAATTGCCGGTGGAGCACAAATGTTTCAATTTAGCGGAACAAGTGATGTTATGAGAATTGGTCCACGCAATGTCGAGGCGGTCAAGAAGGCATTAAATACACTCAATATCAAAATTTGGGCAGAAGATGTCGGCGGCAACAGCGGGAGAACAATCGAGTTTAATCCAGCAACACATGAACTGATGATACGTACTGTTAATAAAGGAACACATATTATATAA
- a CDS encoding chemotaxis protein CheW → MVESVSTEVKLIIFELKGKEYAIPVNDVRSIEKIMHITRIPNIAPFVKGVINLRGVVTPIIDLRRRFDLEEIAHTDQTRIIIIAIEDMEVGLIVDAANDVVDVDSGDFEPAPEVVGGQEVDYISGVVKVDKRLLILVNLERVFDREELKKYARSEL, encoded by the coding sequence ATGGTAGAATCGGTTTCAACAGAAGTAAAACTGATTATTTTCGAACTGAAGGGAAAAGAGTATGCGATTCCTGTGAATGATGTAAGATCAATTGAAAAAATCATGCACATTACGAGAATTCCTAACATTGCTCCATTTGTTAAAGGGGTAATAAACCTGCGCGGTGTCGTAACACCAATCATTGATTTACGCAGACGCTTTGATCTGGAGGAAATAGCACATACTGATCAGACACGTATTATTATCATTGCGATAGAGGACATGGAAGTCGGATTGATTGTTGACGCTGCAAACGATGTTGTTGATGTGGATTCTGGTGATTTTGAGCCTGCTCCAGAAGTGGTTGGCGGCCAGGAAGTTGATTACATCAGTGGTGTTGTGAAGGTAGACAAGCGTTTGCTTATTCTTGTTAACTTAGAAAGAGTGTTTGATCGAGAAGAGTTAAAAAAATATGCTAGAAGTGAACTTTAA
- the pyrH gene encoding UMP kinase, producing MSNPKYKRVVLKLSGEALAGEAGFGINPTVIKDVAEQVKEIAELGVEAAVVVGGGNIWRGKIGEEMGMDRANADYMGMLATIMNSLALQDSLEQMGIETRVQTSIDMRQIAEPYIRRRAIRHLEKKRVVIFAAGTGNPYFSTDTTAALRAAEIEAEVILMAKNNVDGVYSADPRVDKEATKYDELTYFDVIKDGLAVMDSTASSLCMDNDIPLIVFSITDQGNIKRAVMGEKIGTLVRGKK from the coding sequence ATGAGTAATCCAAAATATAAACGTGTTGTTCTAAAATTGAGTGGGGAAGCATTAGCTGGAGAAGCAGGCTTTGGTATTAATCCTACAGTTATCAAAGATGTAGCAGAGCAAGTAAAAGAAATTGCTGAACTAGGTGTGGAAGCAGCAGTAGTTGTTGGCGGCGGTAATATCTGGAGAGGTAAAATCGGTGAGGAAATGGGCATGGACAGAGCAAATGCTGATTATATGGGCATGCTTGCCACTATCATGAACTCTTTAGCCCTGCAGGACAGTTTAGAACAAATGGGCATTGAAACACGTGTGCAGACATCAATTGATATGAGACAAATAGCTGAACCATACATCAGAAGACGTGCCATTCGTCACCTTGAGAAAAAACGTGTCGTGATTTTTGCGGCAGGTACGGGAAATCCATACTTCTCAACTGATACTACTGCTGCTTTAAGAGCTGCAGAAATCGAAGCAGAAGTTATCTTGATGGCGAAAAACAATGTAGATGGTGTTTACTCAGCAGATCCAAGAGTAGACAAAGAGGCAACAAAGTATGATGAGCTGACATATTTTGATGTGATTAAGGATGGACTTGCTGTAATGGATTCAACCGCATCATCCCTATGTATGGATAATGATATTCCACTAATCGTATTTTCTATCACGGATCAAGGAAATATTAAAAGAGCAGTTATGGGTGAAAAAATAGGAACATTAGTAAGGGGGAAAAAATAA
- a CDS encoding chemotaxis protein CheA — protein sequence MEMSQYLEVFIEESKEHLQTCNEQLLELEKNPENLQIVNEIFRSAHTLKGMSATMGYEDLASLTHQMENVLDAIRNEKISVTPEVLDVIFLAVDDLEAMVESIASGGDGKRNVEDVVKKLVAIESGEAFVDTAANQTATAVGEVSLPGSSYDEFEITVMQQSKEQGFNTYEIEISLSQNCLLKAARVFMIFEALESLGEVIKSNPPVEELEEEKFEYSFMVTIISKEEPSTIEAKIMKVSEVEKVNVNSFSASELSVEEVAEEEAAPQAQESSVPIQPAAAPKKEEEKPAVVAKQSSKTIRVNIERLDILMNLFEELVIDRGRLDQISQDLQVQELHETVERMSRITGDLQNIILNMRMVPVETVFNRFPRMVRQLARDLNKKINLEIIGAETELDRTVIDEIGDPLVHLIRNALDHGVESPEVRRANGKNEEGTVVLRAYHSGNHVFIELEDDGAGINKEKVLQKALSKGIITQETANSLTDSQIAELILASGFSTADKISDISGRGVGLDVVKSTIESLGGTITIESQEGKGSLFSIQLPLTLSIISVMLVEIQQEKYAIPLSSIIETAIVNKQDVLQAHNQTVIDFRGKVVPLLFLKDIFEVPETKEEEEFYSVVIVRKGEKLAGFVVDSFIGQQEVVLKSLGNYLANAFAISGATILGDGQVALIVDCNALIK from the coding sequence ATGGAGATGAGCCAGTATTTAGAAGTTTTTATTGAAGAAAGCAAGGAGCATTTGCAAACATGTAACGAACAATTATTGGAATTAGAAAAAAATCCAGAAAACCTGCAAATTGTTAACGAGATATTCCGTTCTGCTCATACATTAAAAGGTATGTCTGCGACAATGGGATACGAAGATCTTGCGAGCCTTACCCACCAAATGGAGAATGTTCTTGATGCAATTAGAAACGAGAAAATTTCTGTTACACCTGAAGTATTAGATGTTATCTTCCTTGCAGTAGATGACCTAGAAGCAATGGTAGAATCGATTGCAAGCGGTGGTGACGGAAAAAGAAATGTAGAGGATGTAGTGAAAAAGCTAGTAGCAATTGAAAGCGGTGAAGCATTTGTTGACACAGCTGCAAATCAAACGGCAACTGCTGTAGGTGAAGTATCACTACCTGGAAGCAGCTATGATGAATTCGAAATCACTGTTATGCAGCAATCAAAAGAACAAGGCTTCAACACATATGAAATTGAGATTTCGTTAAGTCAAAACTGTCTGCTAAAAGCAGCAAGGGTATTTATGATTTTTGAAGCATTGGAATCATTAGGTGAAGTCATTAAATCAAATCCTCCTGTTGAGGAATTGGAAGAAGAAAAGTTCGAGTATTCTTTCATGGTTACAATTATTTCTAAGGAAGAGCCTAGTACGATTGAAGCGAAAATTATGAAGGTATCTGAAGTAGAAAAAGTAAATGTAAATAGTTTCTCTGCTTCTGAGTTGAGTGTAGAGGAAGTGGCGGAAGAGGAAGCTGCTCCACAAGCTCAAGAAAGCTCAGTACCTATTCAACCTGCTGCAGCACCGAAAAAAGAAGAGGAAAAGCCTGCAGTTGTGGCGAAGCAATCAAGCAAAACAATCAGAGTTAACATTGAACGTCTTGATATTTTAATGAACCTGTTTGAGGAGCTAGTCATTGACAGAGGAAGATTAGATCAAATCTCACAAGATCTTCAGGTTCAAGAGCTCCATGAAACGGTCGAAAGAATGTCAAGAATCACTGGTGACCTTCAAAACATTATTTTAAATATGAGAATGGTGCCTGTTGAGACTGTATTTAATCGATTCCCTCGTATGGTAAGACAGCTAGCAAGGGATTTGAACAAAAAAATCAATCTTGAGATTATTGGCGCGGAAACAGAATTGGACAGAACAGTAATTGATGAAATCGGTGATCCTCTTGTCCATCTTATAAGAAATGCTTTGGACCATGGAGTGGAGTCTCCAGAGGTTAGAAGAGCTAATGGTAAAAATGAAGAAGGAACAGTAGTACTCAGAGCTTATCATAGTGGAAACCATGTGTTTATTGAACTTGAGGACGACGGTGCTGGAATCAATAAAGAAAAAGTACTTCAAAAGGCATTAAGCAAAGGGATTATCACACAAGAAACAGCTAATAGCTTGACTGATTCACAGATTGCAGAGTTAATTCTGGCATCTGGCTTCTCAACAGCAGATAAAATTTCCGATATTTCTGGTCGCGGTGTAGGTCTTGATGTTGTAAAAAGCACGATTGAATCACTTGGCGGAACAATAACGATTGAATCACAGGAAGGAAAAGGTTCCTTATTCTCTATCCAGTTGCCATTAACACTTTCTATCATTTCTGTGATGCTTGTGGAAATCCAGCAGGAAAAATATGCGATTCCTTTATCATCTATTATTGAAACGGCAATCGTTAATAAGCAGGATGTGCTTCAAGCACATAACCAAACGGTAATTGATTTCCGTGGCAAAGTAGTTCCACTTCTATTCTTGAAGGATATCTTTGAGGTTCCAGAAACGAAAGAAGAAGAAGAGTTCTATTCTGTTGTCATTGTAAGAAAAGGTGAAAAGCTCGCAGGATTTGTTGTTGATTCCTTTATTGGACAGCAAGAAGTCGTATTGAAATCACTTGGAAACTATTTAGCAAATGCATTTGCTATTTCTGGTGCAACAATATTAGGAGATGGACAAGTAGCCTTAATCGTTGATTGCAACGCTTTGATTAAATAA
- the rpsB gene encoding 30S ribosomal protein S2: MSVISMKQLLEAGVHFGHQTRRWNPKMKKFIFTERNGIYIIDLQKTVKKVEEAYNYVKELAGNGGTVLFVGTKKQAQDSVKEEAIRSGQYYVNQRWLGGTLTNFETIQKRIARLKDIERMSEDGTFEVLPKKEVVQLNKELERLEKFLGGIKEMKKMPDALFIVDPRKERIAVAEAHKLNIPIVGIVDTNCDPDEIDVVIPANDDAIRAVKLLTAKMADAILEAKQGEEVTTA; this comes from the coding sequence ATGTCAGTAATCTCAATGAAACAATTGCTTGAAGCTGGTGTACACTTCGGTCACCAGACTCGCCGTTGGAACCCAAAAATGAAAAAATTCATTTTCACGGAGCGTAACGGTATCTACATCATCGACCTTCAAAAAACAGTTAAAAAGGTTGAAGAAGCTTACAACTATGTGAAAGAACTTGCTGGTAACGGCGGAACTGTTCTTTTCGTAGGAACTAAAAAACAAGCACAAGATTCAGTTAAAGAAGAAGCTATCCGTTCTGGTCAATACTATGTTAACCAACGCTGGTTGGGTGGAACTTTAACAAACTTTGAAACAATCCAAAAACGTATTGCTCGTTTGAAAGATATCGAAAGAATGTCTGAAGACGGTACTTTTGAAGTACTTCCTAAAAAAGAAGTAGTTCAATTGAACAAAGAGCTTGAGCGCTTGGAAAAATTCTTGGGCGGAATCAAAGAAATGAAAAAAATGCCAGATGCATTGTTCATTGTAGATCCACGCAAAGAGCGCATTGCAGTTGCTGAAGCGCATAAATTGAATATTCCAATCGTTGGAATTGTTGATACAAACTGTGATCCAGACGAAATTGATGTTGTTATTCCTGCGAACGACGACGCAATCCGTGCTGTGAAACTATTAACTGCAAAAATGGCAGATGCTATTCTTGAAGCTAAACAAGGCGAAGAAGTAACAACTGCTTAA
- a CDS encoding chemotaxis protein CheC: MGFTDKITSLHLDILREIGNIGAGNAATALSKLLNKKIDMKVPNVEIVSFDEMMDMAGGSDNIAAGVFLRIEGDAPGSMFFMLPIEQATNFIRDMIGDETAQLSEPYDELSLSALQELGNILSGSYLSALSDFTNLSLYPSVPALAIDMVGAIVSYGLIELSQVSDYAIVINTALNEDDKSLSETVKGHFFLLPDPDSFHTLFESLGVKLDD, encoded by the coding sequence ATGGGCTTCACAGATAAGATTACTTCTCTTCATCTTGATATATTACGGGAGATTGGAAATATTGGTGCTGGCAATGCTGCTACTGCTCTTTCCAAGCTTCTTAATAAAAAGATTGATATGAAAGTTCCCAATGTGGAAATAGTGTCTTTCGATGAAATGATGGATATGGCAGGAGGATCTGACAATATTGCTGCAGGAGTATTTCTTAGGATTGAAGGAGATGCGCCTGGCAGTATGTTCTTTATGCTCCCAATTGAACAAGCAACAAATTTTATCAGGGACATGATAGGGGACGAAACAGCACAATTGTCCGAACCATATGATGAGCTATCCTTATCTGCTTTACAGGAGCTAGGCAATATTTTGTCAGGGTCTTATTTGTCCGCATTGTCGGATTTTACTAATCTATCTCTATATCCATCTGTTCCTGCACTTGCAATTGACATGGTTGGAGCAATAGTAAGCTATGGGTTGATTGAATTATCACAAGTAAGCGACTATGCTATTGTCATCAACACTGCCCTCAATGAAGATGATAAATCACTTTCTGAAACGGTTAAGGGTCATTTTTTCCTGCTCCCAGACCCTGATTCCTTTCACACATTGTTTGAATCATTGGGAGTGAAGCTCGATGATTGA
- the frr gene encoding ribosome recycling factor, whose translation MPKQVISSTKERMDKAIQSYSRELASIRAGRANAALLDRISVDYYGAPTPVNQVAGISVPEARLLVIQPYDKSILGDIEKAILKSDIGLNPTNDGNIIRLTIPMLTEERRKELVKNVKKESEDAKIAIRNIRRDGNDDLKKLEKNGDITEDALRGFSDDIQKLTDEYISKVDALTKEKEKEILEV comes from the coding sequence ATGCCGAAACAAGTTATTTCAAGTACAAAGGAAAGAATGGATAAAGCAATTCAAAGCTATTCTCGTGAGCTTGCAAGTATCCGTGCAGGAAGAGCTAATGCTGCCCTTCTTGACAGAATTTCTGTAGATTATTATGGTGCTCCAACACCAGTAAACCAAGTGGCTGGAATCAGCGTGCCTGAAGCAAGACTTCTTGTTATTCAACCATATGATAAGTCCATTTTAGGTGATATTGAAAAAGCCATCTTGAAGTCTGATATTGGTTTAAATCCAACGAATGACGGTAACATCATTCGCTTGACTATCCCAATGCTGACAGAAGAACGCCGTAAAGAGCTTGTGAAAAACGTCAAAAAAGAATCTGAAGATGCAAAAATTGCTATCCGCAACATCCGCAGAGACGGAAATGATGACTTGAAGAAGCTTGAAAAGAATGGTGACATAACGGAAGATGCACTTCGCGGTTTCAGTGATGACATTCAAAAGTTAACAGATGAATATATCAGTAAAGTTGATGCATTGACTAAAGAAAAAGAAAAAGAAATTTTAGAGGTATAA
- a CDS encoding protein-glutamate methylesterase/protein-glutamine glutaminase — protein MGKIKILIVDDSAFMRKLITDFLTEDSRMSVVGTARNGQDALKKIKELKPDVVTMDVEMPIMDGISALERIMKDCPVPVIMLSSTTKVGAENTIQAMQIGAIDFIAKPSGAISLDLYKVKDELIEKVVSASKVKLSKLLISPIQDKKPISNRVGYSKIEPKEEKTVKTVDSKWNPASSKLIVLGTSTGGPRALQHVITKLPASINAPILIVQHMPAGFTQSLANRLNTLSEITVKEAEDGESIQKGIAYIAPGGYHLRVKSSGNSLVIELDQSTPVNGHRPSVDVMFESASELNNYDKLAVIMTGMGSDGTNGLIKLVNSGRVKSIAESKETSIVFGMPKAAIATNYVDEVQNVENIAQTIMKYV, from the coding sequence GTGGGAAAAATAAAAATCTTGATTGTCGACGATTCGGCTTTTATGCGTAAACTTATAACTGATTTTCTTACAGAAGACTCACGCATGTCAGTCGTAGGCACTGCCAGAAATGGACAAGATGCATTAAAAAAAATCAAGGAACTTAAACCCGATGTAGTAACGATGGATGTTGAGATGCCAATTATGGATGGCATTAGTGCATTGGAACGAATTATGAAGGATTGTCCAGTCCCTGTTATCATGCTTTCGAGCACAACGAAGGTAGGAGCAGAGAATACGATTCAGGCTATGCAAATCGGTGCCATTGATTTTATCGCTAAGCCATCTGGAGCGATATCTCTTGATTTATATAAGGTTAAGGATGAATTAATCGAAAAAGTAGTTTCAGCAAGTAAGGTAAAGCTGTCTAAACTGTTGATTTCTCCTATACAGGATAAAAAACCTATTAGTAACAGAGTTGGTTATAGTAAAATAGAACCAAAAGAAGAAAAAACAGTAAAAACAGTAGATTCAAAATGGAATCCCGCCTCAAGTAAACTTATCGTCTTAGGAACTTCAACAGGCGGGCCAAGAGCATTACAGCATGTCATCACAAAATTGCCTGCAAGTATTAATGCACCGATTTTAATTGTTCAGCATATGCCAGCAGGCTTTACTCAGTCACTTGCTAACAGGCTTAACACTCTTTCAGAGATAACAGTTAAGGAAGCGGAAGACGGGGAATCGATACAAAAAGGGATAGCATATATTGCTCCAGGGGGATATCACTTGAGAGTGAAATCCTCAGGGAACAGCCTTGTGATCGAACTAGACCAATCGACCCCTGTAAATGGTCATAGACCAAGCGTGGATGTTATGTTTGAGTCGGCAAGTGAATTAAATAACTATGACAAGCTTGCGGTTATAATGACCGGAATGGGTTCAGACGGAACGAATGGGCTTATCAAGCTTGTAAACTCTGGACGAGTCAAGTCCATTGCAGAATCGAAGGAAACGTCCATCGTTTTTGGAATGCCAAAGGCTGCCATCGCGACAAACTATGTAGATGAAGTCCAAAATGTAGAAAATATTGCACAAACAATAATGAAGTATGTATAA
- the tsf gene encoding translation elongation factor Ts, protein MAVTAQMVKELREKTGAGMMDCKKALTETNGDIEKAIDFLREKGIASAAKKADRIAAEGTTYIAVEGNEAVILEVNSETDFVAKNEGFQVLVKELAAHLLSNKPATVEEATAQHITEGTTVEAHINTAMAKIGEKLSLRRFEIKSKTDSDAFGAYLHMGGRIGVLTVLEGSTDDAAAKDIAMHIAALNPKYVSRDQVSQEEVEHEREVLTQQALNEGKPENIVAKMVEGRLGKYFEDVCVLDQTFVKNPDQKVRQFVESKGATLREFVRYEVGEGIEKREDNFAEEVMNQVNKK, encoded by the coding sequence ATGGCTGTAACAGCTCAAATGGTTAAAGAACTTCGTGAAAAAACTGGTGCTGGAATGATGGATTGTAAAAAAGCACTAACTGAAACAAACGGTGATATCGAAAAAGCTATCGATTTCCTACGTGAAAAAGGTATCGCTAGCGCTGCTAAAAAAGCAGACCGTATTGCTGCAGAAGGTACTACTTACATCGCTGTAGAAGGTAACGAAGCAGTAATCCTTGAAGTTAACTCAGAAACAGACTTTGTTGCTAAAAACGAAGGTTTCCAAGTACTTGTTAAAGAACTTGCAGCACATCTTCTAAGCAACAAACCTGCTACTGTAGAAGAAGCTACTGCTCAACATATTACAGAAGGAACAACTGTAGAAGCACACATCAATACTGCTATGGCTAAAATTGGTGAAAAACTTTCATTGCGTCGTTTTGAAATCAAATCAAAAACAGATAGCGATGCTTTCGGTGCTTACCTTCACATGGGCGGACGCATTGGTGTTCTAACAGTATTGGAAGGATCTACTGATGACGCTGCTGCTAAAGATATTGCTATGCATATCGCTGCACTTAACCCTAAATACGTTTCTCGTGACCAAGTTTCTCAAGAAGAAGTAGAGCACGAAAGAGAAGTATTAACACAACAAGCACTTAACGAAGGAAAACCTGAAAACATCGTTGCGAAAATGGTTGAAGGCCGCCTTGGCAAATACTTCGAAGATGTTTGTGTTCTTGACCAAACTTTCGTTAAAAATCCTGACCAAAAGGTTCGTCAATTCGTTGAATCTAAAGGTGCAACTTTACGTGAATTCGTTCGCTACGAAGTAGGAGAAGGAATCGAAAAACGTGAAGATAACTTTGCTGAAGAAGTAATGAACCAAGTAAACAAAAAATAA
- a CDS encoding isoprenyl transferase yields MFNKLRLWKTGTTTKTLQDQISNVKQQKIPEHVAIIMDGNGRWAKKRKLPRIAGHHEGMKCVKRITKMADELGIKVLTLYAFSTENWKRPKTEVDYIMSLPEQFLSTFLPELMEKNVRVTAIGYTEKLPEHTLKALDNAVEKTKNNTGLNLNFALNYGSRSEILQAVSNIVKDSQTGELDANGITEEVFSSYLMTDGLNDPDLLIRTSGEIRISNFMLWQLAYTELWFTDVLWPDFKEEHLIEAIEVFQNRQRRFGGV; encoded by the coding sequence ATGTTTAACAAATTAAGGTTATGGAAAACGGGGACCACTACTAAAACTCTCCAAGACCAAATAAGCAATGTGAAGCAGCAGAAAATTCCGGAGCATGTCGCCATTATTATGGATGGTAATGGCAGATGGGCAAAGAAAAGAAAGCTGCCAAGAATAGCTGGCCATCATGAAGGAATGAAATGTGTAAAACGTATTACAAAGATGGCCGATGAATTGGGAATAAAAGTTTTGACCCTATATGCCTTTTCTACTGAGAATTGGAAACGGCCAAAAACGGAAGTTGATTATATAATGTCACTGCCAGAGCAATTCTTAAGCACCTTCTTGCCAGAGCTAATGGAGAAGAATGTTCGTGTAACGGCAATTGGCTATACAGAAAAGCTTCCGGAACATACCTTAAAAGCTTTGGATAATGCGGTGGAAAAAACAAAAAATAATACTGGCTTGAACTTGAATTTTGCTTTGAATTATGGAAGCAGATCAGAAATTCTGCAAGCAGTTAGCAACATCGTTAAGGATAGCCAAACCGGAGAGCTTGATGCAAATGGAATTACAGAGGAAGTATTTTCATCTTACTTGATGACTGACGGATTAAATGATCCAGACTTGCTCATTCGTACAAGCGGTGAAATCCGGATAAGTAATTTTATGTTGTGGCAGCTTGCCTATACAGAGCTTTGGTTTACAGATGTTCTCTGGCCAGATTTTAAAGAAGAGCATTTAATCGAAGCAATCGAAGTATTCCAAAATCGCCAACGGCGTTTTGGAGGAGTCTAA
- a CDS encoding phosphatidate cytidylyltransferase translates to MKQRTITGVLAAAVFILFILLGDMPLVLFTFLIGAIALYELLKMRKLHLWSFSGMLSLLVTWIFILPDEYIGFLAEWNLSKIEIGLLAILLYLSYMVASKNKFTFDDVGFSVLSVLYIGVGFHFFVQISNNDLTMLVYSLFIIWATDSGAYFIGRAFGKRKLWPEISPNKTVEGFVGGIVCAVVVAVLFYVFGYIEWSIIPLITIILSIFGQIGDLAESALKRHYGVKDSGRILPGHGGILDRFDSLLFVWPLLYFILDMLGKL, encoded by the coding sequence ATGAAACAGAGAACTATAACAGGAGTACTTGCAGCAGCTGTGTTTATCCTGTTTATCTTGCTTGGTGATATGCCTTTAGTGCTGTTCACATTTTTAATTGGCGCCATCGCTTTATATGAGCTGCTGAAAATGAGAAAACTGCACTTATGGTCATTTAGCGGCATGCTTTCCTTGCTTGTAACATGGATATTTATTCTTCCAGATGAGTACATCGGTTTTCTCGCTGAATGGAACTTGTCCAAAATAGAAATCGGATTGCTTGCAATCCTCCTTTATTTAAGCTATATGGTCGCATCTAAAAACAAGTTTACATTTGACGACGTCGGCTTTTCTGTCCTTTCCGTTCTGTATATAGGCGTGGGCTTTCATTTCTTTGTACAGATTAGCAATAATGACCTGACAATGCTTGTTTACTCCTTATTTATTATTTGGGCTACAGATTCAGGTGCCTATTTCATTGGACGAGCTTTCGGCAAAAGAAAGTTGTGGCCGGAAATCAGTCCAAATAAAACAGTTGAAGGTTTTGTTGGGGGCATTGTATGTGCTGTAGTCGTTGCGGTTCTATTTTATGTGTTCGGCTACATAGAATGGTCTATAATACCTTTAATCACGATTATCTTGTCTATTTTTGGACAAATTGGTGATTTGGCAGAGTCTGCGTTGAAACGCCATTACGGTGTGAAAGATTCTGGGAGAATCCTGCCTGGACACGGTGGTATTTTAGATCGATTCGACAGTTTATTGTTTGTATGGCCATTGCTGTATTTTATTTTAGACATGCTAGGTAAGCTATAA